A window from Purpureocillium takamizusanense chromosome 3, complete sequence encodes these proteins:
- a CDS encoding uncharacterized protein (COG:S~EggNog:ENOG503NWGX): MISLKHTGRTRQVVAEPSSSRIVPRPVPESQAQDPRGYQLAQLRRRFSPRETAVGGATSLVFKLVPSDPDFPFELAHLECDLRVPDAYPEARPQLRVRNSDMPRGFAINVERGWERLAERRTSTLLALVNALDKNLESFLSEQKAETVKLVPVKDTRHLDAEHAGVPSPAQPQPQPQQLAARPKPPPYKPEPTYTREQTAEAKARRAQEVRQLEARMGRLPRFRRSPDGVVFTLPIEPKRRDELPPGLHSVNSLHLIVPLLYPLQDLRVQLNEADAADAEPVEELFTQRAASQKSMSLMSHVNYLAQNLHTLDKQARLAKKAQEAEAQKEAEQEAEREAARAAERVQQEAQQKPQETENTHIKVIPRPPEWDRDSDEDEDTEESSDDGGAALPEEPAEAATAAATDTPERGTMISFPYVELHGIEVLQVSLLSLTVKCERCRTPNDMTGLKPGVEKKGSCSKCGTQLAALFRQQLVHQNSTRAGFIDLSGCRVADMLPSTFVPTCSRCSTPCQGLVSVRGETTTNVCRECHGKFTFKVPEVKFLFITPGSRAPPTMGPRRRVEKLGLHAGEPLPDRGACAHYRKSFRWFRFSCCSRVHPCDRCHDAAEDHMNEWANRMICGFCSREQNYAVDSCTFCGRSVIGKRGRGFWEGGKGTRDQRTMSRKDPRKYKRLGPG, translated from the coding sequence ATGATCTCCTTAAAGCACACCGGGCGGACCAGGCAAGTGGTCGCGGagccgtcgtcttcgcgcATCGTCCCCCGCCCAGTTCCCGAATCGCAGGCGCAGGACCCGCGCGGGTACcagctcgcccagctgcgccgccgcttctcACCCCGCGAAAcggctgtcggcggcgccacctcGCTCGTCTTCAAGCTTGTCCCGTCAGACCCCGACTTCCCCTTTGAGCTGGCGCATCTCGAGTGCGACCTGCGCGTGCCCGACGCATACCCCGAGGCGAGACCCCAGCTGCGCGTGCGAAATAGCGACATGCCCCGCGGCTTCGCCATCAACGTCGAACGCGGGTGGGAGCGCCTGGCCGAGAGGCGGACATCGACGTTGCTGGCCCTGGTCAACGCGCTCGACAAGAACCTCGAAAGCTTCCTCTCGGAGCAAAAGGCCGAGACGGTCAAGCTCGTGCCCGTAAAGGACACGCGCCACCTCGATGCGGAGCACGCCGGGGTCCCCTCCCCGGCGCAACCGCAACCGCAACCGCAGCAACTCGCCGCGAggcccaagccgccgccctaCAAGCCCGAACCCACATATACGAGGGAGCAgaccgccgaggccaaggcccggcgcgcgcaagaggtgcgccagctcgaggcACGCATGGGTAGGCTGCCCCGGTTCCGCCGATCtcccgacggcgtcgtcttcacGCTCCCCATCGAGCCcaagcgccgcgacgagctaCCCCCCGGCCTGCACTCGGTCAACAGCCTGCACCTCATCGTGCCGCTCCTGTATCCCCTGCAGGACCTGCGCGTGCAGCTCAACGaggctgacgccgccgacgcggagcccGTGGAAGAGCTGTTTACgcagcgcgccgcgtcgcaaAAGAGCATGTCCCTCATGAGCCACGTCAACTACCTCGCCCAAAACCTCCACACACTCGACAAGCAGGCGAGACTGGCCAAAAAGGCCCAGGAAGCCGAGGCGCAAAAGGAGGCGGAGCAGGAGGCggagcgggaggcggcgagagcAGCGGAAAGGGTGCAGCAAGAGGCACAGCAAAAGCCTCAAGAGACGGAGAACACGCACATCAAGGTCATCCCGCGGCCACCTGAATGGGACAGAGACtcggatgaggacgaggataCGGAGGAGTCGtcagacgacggcggcgcggcactcCCCGAAGAacccgccgaggcggccacggcagcggccacggACACGCCCGAGCGCGGCACCATGATTTCCTTTCCGTATGTTGAGCTCCACGGCATCGAGGTCCTCCAGGTCTCCCTTCTGAGCCTCACCGTCAAGTGCGAGCGCTGCAGGACCCCCAACGACATGACGGGCCTCAAGCCCGGCgtcgagaagaagggcagctgcagcaagtGCGGCACCCAGCTCGCGGCCCTCttccgccagcagctcgtccaccaAAACTCGACGCGCGCCGGATTCATCGACCTGTCCGGATGCCGCGTCGCCGATATGCTCCCCAGCACCTTCGTGCCGACgtgctcgcgctgctcgacgccctgccaGGGGCTCGTCTCCGTCCGTGGCGAGACTACGACAAACGTGTGCCGCGAGTGCCACGGCAAGTTTACCTTCAAGGTGCCGGAGGTCAAGTTCCTCTTCATCACCCCCGGCTCGCGGGCCCCGCCCACCATgggcccccggcgccgcgtcgagaagctcggccTCCACGCGGGGGAGCCGCTCCCGGACCGCGGCGCCTGCGCCCACTACCGCAAGTCGTTTCGCTGGTTCCGATTCTCGTGCTGCAGCCGTGTTCACCCCTGCGACCGctgccacgacgccgccgaggaccacATGAATGAGTGGGCCAACCGCATGATCTGCGGCTTCTGCAGCCGTGAGCAAAACTACGCCGTCGACTCGTGCACGTTTTGCGGCCGTAGCGTCATCGGCAAGCGCGGCAGGGGCTTCTGGGAGGGCGGCAAAGGAACCAGGGACCAGCGCACCATGAGCAGAAAGGACCCGCGCAAGTACAAGAGATTGGGGCCGGGTTAA
- a CDS encoding uncharacterized protein (COG:S~TransMembrane:7 (o27-51i63-81o93-124i136-155o175-198i210-228o248-268i)~EggNog:ENOG503P01C) has product MPQRPEDVPGYRDPDFPNPDGDMDTPIIIYGYTPSLGLAIFAVIWFLLFLVIHTFRTIRSRSWWFIPFVIGISFEIVGYIARCLSAKVDPYHLIYYILNYFFIITAPVLMAASIYTILYVLVMRLGRSYSLLPPKVILWFFIVSDAVATIVQITGASLVGRRSAARQDPTAANNILLAGLAYQVFAMTVFLVIATAFIARARHAIRQNELTVPVAVLGVTTILIYVRTVFRLAETGEGLFGSLQSHEIYFAILEVVPVAIAVLLFGVWHPGELRKSKASKESDGSESYIPLSVRVGSV; this is encoded by the exons ATGCCGCAACGCCCCGAAGATG TCCCTGGCTACAGAGACCCCGACTTCCCGAACCCTGATGGCGACATGGAcacccccatcatcatctacGGGTACACGCCGtctctcggcctcgccatcttcgccgtCATCTGGTTTCTGCTCTTTCTCGTCATTCATACTTTCCGGACCATCCGCTCTCGTAGCTGGTGGTTTATACCTTtcgtcatcggcatcagCTTCGAGATCGTCGGCTACATCGCTCGGTGCCTTTCCGCCAAAGTCGACCCTTACCACCTCATCTACTACATCCTGAATTacttcttcatcatcacggcTCCCGTCTTGATGGCAGCAAGCATCTACACGATTCTCTACGTCCTTGTCATGCGCCTCGGGCGCAGTTACTCCCTTCTGCCCCCCAAGGTTATCCTGTGGTTCTTCATCGTCTCCGACGCTGTCGCCACCATTGTCCAAATCACGGGCGCATCCCTGGTTGGGCGGAGATCAGCGGCCCGACAAGACCCTACTGCGGCGAACAACATCCTCCTCGCTGGACTGGCCTACCAGGTCTTCGCCATGACTGTCTTTCTCGTCATTGCAACCGCCTTCATTGCGCGGGCTCGCCACGCCATTCGCCAGAATGAGCTAACCGttcccgtcgccgtgctTGGCGTTACCACCATCTTGATCTACGTGCGAACGGTGTTTCGTCTGGCGGAAACAGGCGAGGGCCTCTTCGGTTCGCTTCAGAGCCATGAGATTTATttcgccatcctcgaggtTGTACCGGTGGCAATCGCGGTGCTGTTGTTTGGTGTGTGGCACCCTGGAGAGCTCCGCAAGAGCAAAGCCAGTAAAGAGTCAGATGGCTCGGAATCATATATACCTCTCTCTGTTAGGGTCGGAAGTGTATAG
- a CDS encoding Cholinesterase (EggNog:ENOG503P02N~MEROPS:MER0033198~SECRETED:SignalP(1-14~SECRETED:cutsite=AAA-IK~SECRETED:prob=0.4563)~COG:G) produces MKLTAFILVPVAAAIKPLVDLGYAKYQGTDNGGVSQWLGIRYAAPPVGRLRFTKPADPIVEGKVQQANKHGLICLGTDQPPTDDTFKAQSEDCLFLDVYAPSNATAESKLPVFVFIQGGGFVSNSNSNYNGGGLVAAGDHGLIVVTFNYRVGAYGFLTDGNRATPNNGLWDQVKALEWVRKHIAKFGGDPKHVVIGGDSAGAASVSYHLTRGGGRDYDLFVGAAAESVSFSTVLTTRESQYLYDGFAVRAGCATKDSLQCLRSKSTKELQEANVNVQPLPGAQDPQLFAWNPVIDGDFITELPYDAYKKGHFIRVPVIIGDDTNGGTSFAPRDTTTLPEMNTFLRNQFPLLTPSDLETIDALYPNANDTCPHIGCRWRQVSDAYGQMRYTCPGLYISQQYASRHSSSSWAYRWNVEDPEQVAQGLGVPHTVEVHAIFGPSNTKGAPASYSGSNAHAVTVAQGYWSSFIRTLNPNTHRAQGSAEWTERGRLVVNTGGRTEMEDLSWGLQRACRFFADIGPRIKQ; encoded by the exons ATGAAGCTGACGGCCTTCATCCTTGTTCcggtcgccgcggccatcaaGCCACTGGTCGACCTTGGGTACGCCAAGTATCAAGGCACAGACAATGGCGGCGTGAGTCAATGGCTGGGCATCAGATACGCTGCACCGCCAGTTGGGCGACTTCGATTCACCAAGCCAGCGGACCCGATCGTTGAAGGCAAAGTTCAGCAGGCGAACAAG CACGGCTTGATTTGCCTGGGTACGGACCAGCCGCCGACAGACGACACGTTCAAGGCGCAATCGGAGGACTGCTTGTTCCTCGACGTGTATGCGCCATCCAACGCAACTGCAGAGTCCAAACTgcccgtcttcgtcttcatcCAGGGCGGTGGCTTCGTGTCCAATAGCAACAGCAACtacaacggcggcggcctggttGCGGCCGGCGACCACGGCCTCATCGTGGTCACATTCAACTACCGCGTCGGCGCCTACGGATTCTTGACTGATGGCAACCGTGCTACGCCGAACAACGGGCTCTGGGATCAGGTCAAGGCTCTGGAGTGGGTGCGGAAGCACATTGCCAAGTTTGGCGGCGACCCAAAACACGTCGTTATCGGTGGAGactcggcgggcgcggcgagcgtctCGTACCACTTGACgcggggcggcggacgggacTACGACCTGTTTGTCGGGGCGGCTGCCGAGTCGGTGTCTTTCTCGACAGTCCTGACGACGAGAGAATCGCAGTACCTGTATGACGGGTTTGCAGtgcgggctggctgcgctACCAAAGACAGCCTGCAGTGCCTGCGGAGCAAGTCGACCAAGGAGCTCCAGGAGGCCAACGTCAACGTGCAACCTCTGCCCGGCGCGCAGGACCCTCAACTGTTTGCGTGGAACCCAGTCATTGACGGCGACTTTATCACCGAGCTTCCATATGACGCGTACAAGAAAGGGCACTTTATACGGGTTCCGGTTATCATCGGCGACGACACAAACGGCGGGACGAGCTTTGCCCCAAGGGACACGACGACCCTGCCAGAGATGAACACGTTCCTCCGCAATCAATTCCCTCTACTTACCCCATCCGACCTCGAGACCATCGACGCGCTGTATCCCAACGCAAACGACACCTGCCCTCACATCGGCTGCCGCTGGAGGCAAGTCAGTGACGCCTACGGCCAGATGCGGTACACGTGTCCCGGCTTGTACATCAGCCAGCAGTACGCATCTCggcactcgtcgtcgtcgtgggcgtaCCGCTGGAACGTGGAGGATCCGGAGCAGGTTGCGCAGGGCCTGGGCGTGCCGCACACCGTCGAGGTACACGCCATATTCGGGCCCTCGAATACCAAGGGCGCGCCCGCAAGCTACAGTGGCAGCAACGCGCATGCCGTCACGGTGGCGCAGGGCTACTGGTCGAGCTTCATCCGCACTCTGAATCCCAACACACATCGCGCGCAGGGTTCTGCTGAATGGACGGAGCGCGGCCGGCTTGTGGTCAACACGGGTGGTCGCACAGAGATGGAGGACCTTTCTTGGGGGCTGCAACGGGCTTGCCGATTCTTTGCGGATATTGGGCCGAGGATCAAGCAGTGA